GGAGGCATTAAATATTTACTATTTTCAAAAAGGTTCACAGCATTTtgcaaaaggttaaaaaaactaaaagaaaaaatgcagTTGCAGGTTGGATGAAGGATTTACaacgaacaaacacacagagtgcaATGTGACGAGTCATGACAGGTGGAGAATAGCAATACCTTTGAGTTTCCTCACATAAACCACAGTCACCATCAGAAACCAAATGATAACTTGATCACAGAAAGAATAAAACTGTGACTCTGCAACTGATTAGttgatttaaaggttcagtgtagaatgtagtgataTCTAGAGGTGAAGttgcacgttgcagctgaatacctctcacctcaccctccctttGCAAACATGAAAGAGACCCTCTATGGTCGAGACCCACTCCTTAAAAATATAGTTTACAAATATAAAGGGTCCATcggttaaagaaaacaacaatttgtacaatttagatcaTTACACAATCATGAAAAAATACATtgctaggattattttatattcaatatctgccaatagatccctttcacctaaatcttgaGCTCTGAGGAGCACGGAAATGCATAGTCAGTCCATTCAGCTTCTGATTGGTTGGATCAGACAAATGTGCTCTCTAACAGGAAGCAGGGTGGTGATTGTGAATTTGCTGAAGGTGGAAAACAGATAAGGGCCGTTTCTTCTAATGAGCATTTATCCATTTACCGCACATCGATCCCTCACcttacatttatattacaaaTGTAATGAGTGGGGTAAAATACTCATAATATGTGGTTTTCTTACAGGTGAAGTCACCAATGAACAGATTTGGATGCGTTTGGTTATTTAATGATATCTCTCTCCTGGATGGCGTCATGCAACATGCAAACATGAACTGACTGAGCACATCACTCACCGGTGTCCATCTCTACCTCCATGTTGCTGCATGCCGGGcagaggacagaagaagaaaagcatgATGATGCAAATCAAAGGTTAGAATAAGTGAAAACACTCTTTTGCTGAAACTGTTCACGGAGAGGAGACTTTCAGGAGAAGTGTGTCTGCACGGCTGCGAGGGCTGTCCCTGCTCCGCCATGCATACaggaaagaaacactgaaagAGGCTCACCAGTCCATTTAGATGAGGTTTAAATTATTTAAGCATCTCCCAGTTTATGATGGAGCCAAAAGAGCGTTAACATAATAGTCACTTCAACTTTAAGGTCAACGCTTGTATTAGAAATcttaaatacaaatcaaatcatttaattaaatccatAAACAAAGTGAATGCCAATGGTGGTTATCGCCAATCGTcctggaggaaagtgcagagcctccacctgaagaaaaaaactaatatttatacaGAGCACACCCCCTGACCTGTGCTCGCATACATTAAAAATGATTCTGCTGGTTGTATCACTAAATATACAGCACTGGTAAGGACTCTTATAGCTGCTACTTGAACCTAAGGGGCAGTGGAAGACGTGTAACATTCACCACTAACCAAGCAGCTTACACCCACAGCAAGTTTTAGATTCACATGTTCTTAACCAGGGTGAAAGGGAAGCCGAGAAGGAGCTCATGACGCCTGCTGAGTGGTCTTTGAGAGGTCTGTGTTTTACTGCACAGCCATCGGATTTCATGTTTGCCAAAATCCAAGACCACAACCCCTGCTCTGCTGGTCCACAGTCAACGTACATGTAACATTAAATAGGCGCGACAGTTGTGACAGCTCAGTGTGATGCAGGACGATCCAGGTTTCAAGACCAATCTCATCCACCGCTCACTCGCCGACACTTCAGAGCCTGACAGCCCCGCTGACTTCTGCGGAGGAGGTCTCTGCTGCGGCACCCCCCAAAATCCTTCAGCCCCGACCAGCAGGATGTCACATTTATCAACGGTTCCACCTTCCACCATTAGACAGCCACCCACGCTGGTAGTCagtattccccccccccgtccctgcTGTGAGCAGCCCCCTTGATGACCTGCCTTCCTCCTCCAATCACCCGCTCagcctctgaacacacacacacacacacacacacacacacacacacacacacacacacacacacacacacacacacacacacacacacacacacacacacacacacacacacacacacacgcacacgcacacgcacacacacacacacaatcatctgGTTGTATGAGGACATTGAGAGCCATGCAGAGTGTGCAGACAGTTCCTGAATTGTGAGGTCTACCTCCTCAGCAGTTTGTGCTGCATGGAAGGACGTTGTTAAAGAGAGGTGGAGTCTGTCAGAGTTACAAAATGCACTTCCTCCCACAAGTCAGAAAGGAATCCACAGtatcctggatacaaacacCGCCCCTTGAGTTTCACCCAATTTTGAAGTCATCAGATAACTATGacctatactacagccagccacctgGGGGCGATCTGGACACTCTCGCTTCCCTTATTGGAAGCTTTCCTTTCCTCTATCTTTACAttcagtctatggtgcagaatAAGGTTTCTGTCCATCACATGGAGTCACATGGAGTCAGCTCATCCATGCATGACTTCTGTTGACTCACCATTAACCCGTGAgactcacattttattttctctctgcagacGTCTCTCGGCCAGGAACTAAAAATTTCACAGACTTTCGCACgttgaaaggaaaataaaaaggtgttGCATCGTAATCCCGGCTCAAAGGGATGATGCACGCTGGGGCGCCCATCTGGGCTCAGCCGTGTCAGCAGAGGTGGCTGATCATCTCCGCAGTCGTTTTTCTATTGTctgctgcaggttgtttgtGCCACAGCGACCTTTGGAAGAGTTAATGATGCTTGCTGGCTACACATGGTGTCTACAGCCCAATCACATGTTTCTGTTAAACTGTGAATGCATATTGCAAATTCTGTTACTTTCTTTTCACCTTCTTTTGTAGAGTACAGTTGTGTTAACACTCCTCTATCATAATTTACATCCAGAGCTCTCTCAGCTGCAGCTAAAAACCTACTATAATACCTTCATCTTGaaataaaatttgtatttttaagttCATAGTATCAATTAATTCAGAAATAGATTGTAAATGTACAAGAAGATGAAACGGCATCTGTGACATCAGTCCTTCACAAAGTTCAAAAATGCAACATTGTGAAAACCCCTAGCCCcagcctccccttccaaaccTGCAGGAGAAACTACAGTGACCTTCGGGTAAAAAGTGAAAAGCCTTCTCTTCTCTTGAGCCAGGGTTTGGTCATGTGTGATTATACTCTActgaattataaatataattatgaatATTAAGAGAGTGAATGATTGTCTCTGTATGTTCGCCCTGCGATACGCTGGCTGTACCCACATCTCTAGACCGACATTAACTGTGATTGGCTTCAGGTCCCTCCACACAAAAAGCATCAGTGCTTTACATAATCTATAAAtgcattataaatattttataacatttttgttgatgGATTCCCCCCAAAATCCTAAGCACTGGACCTTCAAGTGTTTAGTGTTGAAAATttgattaataaatgaatgagtACTGTATCCCCAGTGTTGTGCCGCCTTGCAGTCATAAGCAGAGGTTACCTTGAGAACGCATCTTCGAGTCCATCCTCCACATCCTGGTGGGAAATAAACAATATGAATTAATACACACATCAATAACCAGGATTGTAGCCCCTAAGTTATAATCCTGCTGCCCTATGCATCTCCACTGACTCTGTCGTTCGTCATAACTTTATTATATCTAATTCAAAAGACACATAAATTACTCCGTGACTGACTGGACAATCTAATCCTGCAAAATACATCATCTTACAATCACTGTGAGTGTAACACAATGTTTGTTTCTCTATTTCATTGCTAATGGATACAATCAATTCAAGTTACAGAGGATAAATATCCTATTTAACCCGATGCAGGACGTATATTACCACACTTGGTAGAAGAGGAGAGAATGTAAGATGAAGTTGGACTGAATTGAAACAGAATGTCTAGAAATGAGGTGAAAATCCTTCAGGGAAATGAtggaacagtgaaaacagattAATTTCTCAATGTGAGTTCAGTCCGTGAGGAAAAGTACATGCTGCCACCTAGTGCTGAACACGTGTAAGTGAAGTTGAAACGTTTAATTTATTAACCGCTGACTTTAACTATTCACTTATAAAGTACCAATATATCCATtgatgaaattgaaaatgaatgtcTCTTACCCTTGAGAGGCTTATAGAGGTCACAGTAACATAGCTGTTTTTATGAAAGGCTTATGAGAGCATGAGGGCTGGGCACCTCTGGGTGTAAAGATACGCAAAAATCAGCTGATAGGAGCCGGATGGTCTGACCTACCCAAGAGTCATGTTTGATCGGCCGCCTTCGGGAAGGGTTACTACGTGGTGAGAGCGAGCTGAGGGCGGCGGAGAAGAAAGGCCGAGACCGGAGTCTCTCCTCCATCCGGACAGGCTTGTGGGCCGCTGGGTGCGCCGGAGAAGGAAGGTTCAGACGAGAGGATGACGGGTGGATCAAGAGAAAGTGCAGTGAACAATGGACGACACAGGAGGCAAGACGGAGACAAGACAGGAGAAAGAAACGGGTttagcacagacacacacaagagagagaggaggagacttGTCAGTTTTTTGGGGGGCATCTCTGGACCACTGGCACCTGCATCTTAATTAATGTAAATCACATCTGTAAAACTTTCATACACCTCTCTGAGTTACTCCCGGGGTCCTTGAAGCCTTCACATCAGATTTTCCCTCTGTCCTCGGGCCAGTTCCACCGGGAGCAGAGCACATTTTAATTGAAAGGGGCTGGAAAAGCCAGGCTTGGTCTGAATGGGTGATTAagtctcttttatttttggacTGTTTGACCCCCTGAGGAgtgtaaaaaatatttgacCTATAAATGTCAAGGCCATTTGAAAGTACTGAAAAACAGCTGCTCTACTGAATGACTAATGAGGCTCAAGTAATTAGGCGATTGGttctacgtgtgtgtgagaagtgATTGCGTTAAATTTGTGTGACAGGTCACACTATATTGTACATTGTATAATGCAAGTGAACACAGCAGCCTTTCAATTTATCAGTTCACTGAATGCAATGTAttacagttttcattttttacagcAAAATCCCAGAattgtaaaacacaaaaaaaacatacaagcCAGCTACAATCGCTTCAACCGGTACGgccagaaaaatatatttaaaatcaaattctTTGATTCAATCAACAACATTTGATTAGTAAATTCCTGAGTgactcaaagttaaatgaagggAATGCTTTTGTTTCGCTCCATTCCCATCTAATAACAGGGGACAttcaggatttatgacctgtactgcagccagccaccagatggcgatcAAGATACTTTGACAAAATTGTCAGGAAGTTGTCACGTTGTTCATGTCCATGTACAGTCTAAGTCCTGGAGCAGTAACTACATCTGAAACTCTGttagagaaataaataataaatatcttctatttttttataatggAAACGATGCTTATAGGAGTTACAATCCTTATTTAGGAGTAATATGGATCATCATCAGTTGTTTTGAAGTATTTCTCAACGCATTATCTTTGGTTCTTACTGATATAAACCATGTTTCTTATTTGATTTGACACTGTGGATGAGCAAGGAGTAAAACGAACGTACCTTCTGGAACACACTGACTGTCTGTTGTTTCTGTCGGCGTGTTGCTTGGTGCACAGGAGCAGCAGGGCCTGGTCTTCTTGCCTTTGCCTGTTGACAcaaaatcaatttgaaaaatTGAAACCGAAGAAAACAATAGGATGcatttaaatttggttttaattaactCATGATGAGAGGCAGCTTTAGATGAATGAAGTACAGCAGTGTCACGTTTACAGAGCAGTGCAGAGAGTAAGGGAGAGGAGGTCAGCGGAGGAAATTTCCAATACCTTTCTTGCCGCACAAGGTCACTTTCCCTTTGTTCAGTGAACTCACCTTCCTGAGCAATCTCCCAAAGATCCAGAGCCACTTTAAAGGCCTGGGCTACGGTTAAGGTCACAGCCTGAGCctgggagaggaagaaacacatTAACAACACGAGGAATCACACACAGTGAGAAGCTGTGTCAGGAGAAGGTTTGGATTTAACGTGTTCAAATTGATTTCTTATCCATTAGACGCAAGTTTgacatttattcaaaataatatacatattaTGGAATTACTATATTTTTCTATTGAAATGATACTATTAAAACTCAAATAATGTAATAGCTTAGACTTGCTTGAGATGAGGTGGCCTTACAGAGGTTGCCACTAGATGGAGCTATCTACATTCATGTCGCTTGTTGCCCGATAGAATCATTAGATATCCACTGAAGTCCATCCCCACATAAACTGACCTCCTGACCTGctataaaatgtattcaatgcCCTCCAGCTATATACTGTTAAAGACAGATAAACACTGGACTATACGGCTAATTACAGGCAAATGCAGTTAAATACTGGTAAATAGGAGAAAGTCAGAGGACTGCACACTTACAATCTTCCTCTTCTGGCAGAGGAAAGCGTGGCACTCCAGTGTCTCGTTGAACTGACACTGGGAGACGTACGCAAAGACCTTGTCCTGAGTTTTATCCGCTGTGCAGTACGAGATTCtggaagagaagagggagaagaaataATGACAGGAAATTTACCATCAATCCAGCTGACGTTAGTGCATTTGTaatgataaacaaaacaacagggaCCAATCTGTCACCTTAAGGTCATGCTGCGTCACAGGATGAACATGTAACACAGCAACGACAACACGTGCAGTTCATCAGCTGCTAGCGTGCACTCTTTATCAAACCTTCATCGTGGTAAAGTGCTCTGCAATCTGGGAACTTTGCTTTTGTGCTCAACCTTTTTGCATATATGCAAACCAGCCActgcaggagcagagcagcactgGTGAATATTATGCTGATCAGGTCCCACAGCTGGGAGCAGTGGAGCAGgacacacatcagcagcagtgacGTGAAGCTGGTGCTCCATCCCTTCAGACTGCTTCAGTCAAGCGTGTTTAAACCAAAGTGCTGAGTGGgctttaaatatgtaaataaaaatatatatcaataagTGGGGGAAAAATTGAAAATGGGAAAgcctttaaacatttaacatcatAAATAATTAAGGTTTAAATATTGCACAATAGCAGAGGAAATCAAGGTCACAACCCAACCCACACGAAGTATGAAAAGTCAAGCTCAAATGTTGATACACTTTTGGTTTTTGGGAATTTctatttgaaatattatgatAATTTAGCTGCAGTTGTTTGCCTTTCATGAGATTTAGAAAACTGTTCATTTCTGAAATGATCTCACGTTAAATAATATATGACGACCTCTTGATGTGACCGCCTGTGGTCTCAGATTACGTTGTGGTCGCTGCTGAGTCACTCTGATTCTCTCCTGGATCTAATACCTGTGTTTCCAAGGAGTCGACTTGTCTGCAGATCCAGCCGACGGCCACCGGGCTTGTGATTTTAAATGGTTATCCAAAACCAATCTAGTCAAAGTCCACCGAGCCATTTCGCTCCCCTGCAACAGCTCGCGCGGCTTCACTGAAGCGATTGGTTTTGTCTGATTTCATGCCTGCTATTAAAGGCAGTATTGATCGGGAGGCTTCGTGTGCGTCTGGTTTGAAGTTGTAACCTGAACAAGCAGTCTGTATAACAGATGTGTAAATGAGCCACGGTGACTGATGCATTTGACCTTTGTCCCTATAATTAAACGTGCATCCTCTATTGCGAGGAGCATAAAGAGCAAATTGATGTGTTTGACTGCAGGGACTTTGAAATTACATCCAGTCATtctatttaaatcatttaaatctaTTTAGTTCAGGtccctgttctaaacctgcctgtttagaACGGGCTGTTTGCCTGATCCTGAGCTACTTCAGCATTATTCCTTGTGAAGAGTGAGTCCTCGTAAAACAGTTCCATAAATAAACTGTcacttttcattgtttgttttccgGGCGtcgtgtgcagagctttttataaccAGTCGAtatgtgcagagtgaagtttgaAAACTTTGTGATCGTCCTACCGGCTttaatctgcagtgaagatttaattgtaaatgtttttcataaattgAATCTGAATTTGCACCCCTTCTGTTAatgtgtgttgttcatgtgtaagtttgaatgatttactgaactggTTCTATTTTTTCCTCCATTGCATTGTTGGCTACTTCAGTGGTCTGTCAAGCAAGTGACACACTCTACCAAGCagaacctttcaaaataaaagctctgacaGACAGTAAGACAGACTGATACTTGGTGGATTTAGAAATTCAACACATGTcgtcatcatcactgaaggaggACCCCACAGGCCTGAGGTCAGCAGTGTATAATCGGTACAGTAACTTCTACACTGCGCTCAGCGAGGGGTTGTTGTCGGCAGCCACTCATCTGCCGCCCGACATCAGAAGAGGCACTAAAAGGGAAGTAATTAATTTGCTCAAACAGTGAGCATGAACTCACCAGCCCTCGCATCCCACTCGCGAATTGTTTACTGGCTTGCACCACTGATGCATGACCCAC
This genomic window from Platichthys flesus chromosome 18, fPlaFle2.1, whole genome shotgun sequence contains:
- the si:dkey-71h2.2 gene encoding low density lipoprotein receptor adapter protein 1; the encoded protein is MDALKSAGRAIIKSPGVPRHTWGTSKHEKLPENWTDTKETLLEGMVFNVKYLGMTLVGQPKGEDMASAAIHRIVTTARASAKKFRKVTLTVSPKGIVITDTETTDLIDNVSIYRISYCTADKTQDKVFAYVSQCQFNETLECHAFLCQKRKIAQAVTLTVAQAFKVALDLWEIAQEGKGKKTRPCCSCAPSNTPTETTDSQCVPEAAHKPVRMEERLRSRPFFSAALSSLSPRSNPSRRRPIKHDSWDVEDGLEDAFSSNMEVEMDTDWPSPAPNPSLTMQL